GTCGTTGACCATCTTTTCATAAGGCGCGTAATCGATCGGTTCAGGTTTTGGTTTTGGTGCTTCTTTCTTTTCATTATCGGCCATGGTCTCTCCTACTTTATTTTGCAACCGCAATTCTTGCAAAAATTCGAAGCGCTGTCGTTCGCGGTGCGGCACTGCGGGCAGGTCACCAGGGACACGTTAACGGTCTGTGCCTGCGCTGCCTGTTGCTGCGGCAGTTCCTGTTCCTTTTTCTTTTCAACCTTCAGGGTGCCGCAGTTCTTGCAGTACTCACCTGCGTTCGTCCTGATCAGATCGGATTGCAGGAAACCGCAGACCGGACAGTAATACATACTCAGCAGCTTGTCGAACTTCGAGTTAAGCATCTCAATGACCCCTTTGACCGTGTTGGACGGGATCGCGAAGGACATATTGTCGGCATCGCCGACCACCCAGGTATTGATGCCGATGACCTCGCCCTGCTCATTGATCAATGGTCCGCCGCTGTTGCCGGGATTGATGGGCACGTCCGTCTGGATATAATTGATGCCCTTGACCACCCGGTTCTTGCAGCTGATGATACCCTTAGATACCGTGAAATCATACCCGTACGGGTGGCCGATCGCGTAGACCTGTTGGCCCTCTTTCACCGTATCGCTGTTTTGCAGCGTGAGCGGCTCGGTCTTTACCCCCCCGATCACGGCAAAGGCAAAGTCCACGTCATTGTCAGCCAGCACGATGGTCGCGTCCGTTTCTTTGCCGTTATGGTACGTCAACCGGACGAAAGAGTTCAGTTCAACGGTATGCTTGTTCGTGATCACCAATCCCCGGTCATTGACATAGAACCCGCTGCCGCTTTTGTTATTCGCCGACCTGGTAATTACGATCGATTCTTTAATGCGTTCGATTATCGCCGAAATGTCGCTCATGAAAACCTCCTTTGAAAAATGCGGATATTCATCATCATTATCATTTAATGTTTCTCATAATAGTCTTTAATCATTCCATTACAAGACAGAAGGGGTTATTATAAACATCGATCAAACCTAATCGCTTTTGTTTTTCCAAGATCCGTATTATCGCTTTGCCGTGGATCCGATCATGCCAGATAAATCTTCTCAGTACTTTCTTTAGGGTCCAGAGTTCATTATCCAATTCAAATATAAGCATATTATTATGCTTGCGATATAAAGCTTCAAGTTTTTTAAGACAAAATTTTCGGATTGCCATAAAATCATCGCCCGTCTTTACCGGTAGCTTCATCCTGGACAGGTAGTAGTGCTGGCATCCTTTTACGTGGTCAAATATCTCCTGTATCGTGCTCGGATTATCACCATAAAATGTCTTTCTAACCCTGGCTTTATCCACCCAGTCTTTTAGCATGCTGTTAGCATAAAGCTGCCCGAAAGTTTTACCGGAAAAGTTGACAAGCGCAGTCAAAGTTCTAAATTCGTGCCCTGTTAATCTTGTTTTATCCGCTTCCAGTAATATTTCATTGTCTGCATCCTCAACCATGAGCGAACTCTCATGTGTTTGAACTATTTTTATTTCATGATCGCGCGCTGGCTTGATCTTTAACCATTTTAAATATGAGCCAACCTCCAGGTTTACCTTGGCAATGGCTTCTTCCCTGGTTCGACCCCGAACATATGCACCAGGCAGCTCAACTACGTACCCAATATAGCCTTTGCCATTCGTCTCGAATGCAAGAGTAAGCAGATCCGGTAATTTTATCTGCTGAATATTACTGCCTTTTTGCCTACTTGATGGCCTTCTTGAGGTTTTCTTCATCAACTGGCTTTGCAAAGCGTAACGATTTTCTTGTAGTACGCTTCAACCCGGGGTTCGATCATTTGCCGCAGTGAAAACGCCTGCTCTTTGATCAGCCAACCCAGATGATCTTCAACCGGCTCCCGGCGCGAGGTGAAGAGAATATCACCATCAGGGCTTTCCCATACGTACAAACCACGCGCTTTTCCTTTATATAAAAGGATCAAATATTCATTGTCTTTCTTCCTCAGCCACATAGCAAGGGCATTGCCAGGTCCCTCAAACGTGTCGTATAGCGCCGTGACCGCAGCTTCGACGTGCCTATGAGCTTCCAGCAATTCTTCGAAATAATGTGGTATCACCTCCGAATCTATTATCATAAAAGACTTTGATTCAAAATTATGCTCTTTTTTCAGTGATCCGTAAATATTTTCATAGTTCGAAAACATTCCATTGTGCATGGAAACGAGCTTATGACTTCCGGGACAGGTTAATGAGTATGGTTGGGTACATTCAGGATTTCCGACCGTCTCTTTGAAATCAGGTGATGCCTTGCGCACGTGCCCCAGGACCTGCGAGATCTTTTGCTCAGGTATTGCTGATCGAAGAAGCTTTACCGGGCTTTCATCTCTGAACCCAAACTTGATGCACTGTACAGGATCCTTTAATAGCGCGATGCCCGCGCCGTCGCCGCCGACCGGGGTTTTTTCGATGGGTAGCTGCGCTTTTTCCATATCAGCCAGGATATCCATGACCGCGCTTGAGCTGATCGCTGTTTTCCCGAAGTATCCGAATAATCCGCACATAATACCCATGATTATACATAGATAATATCTCTTTTTCAACAAAAATCTGTCATTGCGAGGAATCCCGCATTCTTGTTTTTTACAATAAAAAACGGGAGACGAAGCAATCTCTTTCCCCTTTCTGTCATTCTGAGTTTCGAGAAGCGAAATGAAGAATCTCAGATTGCTTCCCCACGTTCCTCGGGACACCATTTATCCCTCACCCCTACCCTCTCCCTTACAAAGGGAGAGGATTAAGGTGAGGGTTGAATTTAAGAGGATGCGCACAAAGAATGCTCGCAATGACTAATTTAGCAAGGCACGTTGACATGTGGTGATTTTTCGGTATAATTCAACCTTATGAATTTTAAACCGGTACCAAAGGACCTGAATTTCCCTGAGATCGAGCGCAGGATCCAGAAGTTCTGGGATGACAACAACGTTTTTGAAAGCTATAGGGTGAAGAACAAGGGTAAGAAAAAATGGTCATTCCAGGACGGACCGATCACGGCAAACAACCCCATGGGCGTGCATCATGCCTGGGGCAGGACCTATAAAGACATTTTCCAGCGCTACCGGACCATGAAGGGGTTTGAGCAGCGCTACCAGAACGGATTTGACTGCCAGGGATTGTGGGTGGAAGTGGAAGTCGAAAAAGAACTCAATTTCAAATCTAAAAAAGATATCGAAAAGTACGGGATCGGTAGTTTCATCAAGCAATGCATGGATAGAGTGCACAAGTATTCCAAGGTCCAGACCGAGCAGTCGATCCGTCTTGGCATGTGGATGGACTGGGGCGACTGGAATACGCCGCTCGATGATAAGGACTGGTTGAAAAAGTGTCACTCATATTTCACGATGAGCGACTCTAACAATTACACGATCTGGCATTTTTTAAAAAAATGCTTTGAGCGGGGGGTCATTTACAAGGGCACGGATGTCCTGCCCTGGTGCGCGCGCTGCGGCACGGCGATCAGCGACATGGAGATCGCGACCGAAGGTTACCAGGAGATGTCGCACAAAGCCGTCTTTATCAGGTTCAAACTGCAGGGCCGCGACAACGAGTACCTGCTGGTCTGGACGACCACGCCCTGGACCCTGACCTCGAACACGGGCGTCGCGGTCCATCCGGATTTCACTTATGTTAAAATAGAGAACGAAGGATCGGTCTATTACCTGACAAAAAACCTGACCAAGGTGCTGCGCGGTCCGCACGAAGTTTTGGGAGAAATCAAGGGCAAGGATATGCTGGGCTGGACATTTGACGGTCCATACGACCATCTGAGCGCGCAAAAAGGCGTAGTCCACAAGATCATCCCCTGGGACCTGGTTAGCGAATCCGAAGGGACCGGCATGGTGCACATCGCGCCGGGTTGTGGAAAAGAGGACTTTGCCCTGGGCAAGGAATTCGGCCTGGCCGTGATCGCTCCGCTGGATGAGCTGGGGTTTTACATGGAAGGGTTTGACTGGCTTTCCGGCAAG
This genomic interval from bacterium contains the following:
- a CDS encoding trypsin-like peptidase domain-containing protein, whose amino-acid sequence is MSDISAIIERIKESIVITRSANNKSGSGFYVNDRGLVITNKHTVELNSFVRLTYHNGKETDATIVLADNDVDFAFAVIGGVKTEPLTLQNSDTVKEGQQVYAIGHPYGYDFTVSKGIISCKNRVVKGINYIQTDVPINPGNSGGPLINEQGEVIGINTWVVGDADNMSFAIPSNTVKGVIEMLNSKFDKLLSMYYCPVCGFLQSDLIRTNAGEYCKNCGTLKVEKKKEQELPQQQAAQAQTVNVSLVTCPQCRTANDSASNFCKNCGCKIK